DNA from Pseudomonas mendocina:
TGCTGCGCCAGCGGGTAGCCGTCGAACGACGTCGCAACCGAAGAGGGGCCTCCAGGGATGTTCAGTAGGATGGCGCTGCGGGAGCCACCATAGACACCGCCGATGAAGATGCCGACGATCAGCGCCAGGGCATCGTTGACGTCCCAGGAGAAGGTGAAGGACACCAGAATGGACACCGCCATGGTCACCGACAGGCCCGGAATGGCGCCGATATAGATACCGGCGAAGGTGCCCAGCGCCGTCAGCATCAACAGCTGCGGGTCAGTCCATGCCATCAGCAGGTAGGAAAAGTTGTCGCTCATCTCGGGTGCCTCGTTATGGCAGGTAAACGCTGAAAGCCAGGGTGAACAGCAGGTAGATGACTGCCAGCAGCATCGCTGCCGCCAGTACCGCGCCCGCGACCCTGCCATTGCGCAGGTAGACGATCGAAAGCACCAGGAACACGAAGGTGCTGACGTAGAAGCTGGCCCACTGAATGGCTGCCAGGTAGATCACGGCCAGTCCGAGGAAAATCAGGGTACGTCTCGGAAAATGCTCTTTGGCGAACAGGCGAGCCGAGTCCAGCCAGCCGTTGCTGTCGGGCTTGGCCTTGCCGATCAGCTCTAAGCCGATCTTGATCACCGAGAGCAGCATGATCAGGCCGACACCTAACGGGAAGGCGCCTGGCGAGTTGACCGAGGAAAAACCGGCAATGTCGTAGGCCAGGTAGAGGATGGCCAGGGTGAAGACCAGCAGCATTGCGCAAAAGGTGCGCTCGCCGACCAGCATTTTTTCTGTCTTGTTCATTGTCGCTCCGACAGGTGAGGAAACCGACGGGTCAGTGTCGTCGTCAGGCCGCGCGAGCGGACTGCAATCGTGGGGTCAGGATGGAGACGAGGTACGACCAGAGGCTGAGGTGTTCGCTGTCGGTGCGGGTCGCCAGCATGGGCAGGGCGATGGGCGACAGGGATGACCAGTCATCGAGCAGGGGGCTGGATGGGGGGCAGGCAGCGACCTCATGAGGTGCTGGAGTTGCCGGGGCACGCAGGTGCTTGGGCTGTGGCATGACAATCGACCTTCTTATATTTATTGGCTGCTGAAATGTTCGACGCGCAATGGCACCAGGCAAAAGTGCGCGTCGTCTCAGGCGTGGTCGGAATAGTGAGCCGACCCTCCCCGCCATTTCAATTCGTTAAACGGAGTTCTGTTCGATAACCGAACAAGAACGAACCGGTTAGTACATTTGCGCTGGCATCGCAGTATGTCGTGTCTAGGGTCATGCTTCCAGAGGTTGGCGCAGGTTGCTGGCTCGCTTCTGCGCGGCTTTGTCTCTTAGAATCGGCGCAAAATTTTCAGGAACACCTCATGGCCGGCAGTCAGATCGAACGCGCGCTCAGCCTTATCGAAAGCCTTACCCGCGAGCCCGGCGGCATGCCCATGCAAAGCCTGGCCGACGAGTTGGCGATTCCCAAGAGCGCCACGCACCGCATGCTCGCCGAGCTGATTCGCCTGGGCTACGTGCGCCAGGATCCGCAGACCAGCCGCTATCGCCTGTCCACCAAACTGGTGGCGCTGGGCTTTCGCTACCTGGCCAGCAGCGGTGCCGATGTGGTGCAGCCAATTCTCGACCGGTTGGCTGAGCGCAGCGGTGAGCTGGTGCGCCTTGGCGTGATCGAGGGCGAGCGGCAGACCTGGATCGCCAAGAGCCAGGGTGCCCGTTCCGGCCTGCGCTACGACCCGGACATGGGGCGCGAGGCGCCGCTGTTCTATACCGCCTCCGGGCATGCCTGGCTGGCCAGCATGAACGACGCCGATGCACTGGCGTTGGTGGAGCGCCAGGGCATTGCCGATCCTGCCGAGTTTGGCCCCAATGCGCCGCGCGATGAGCAGGAGCTGTTGCAGCGCCTGGCCCTGGCTCGCCAGCAGGGCTATGCCTGGGTCATGGAGAGCTCGTCGCTGGGTACGGCGGCGTTGGCTGCCGTGGTGCGTGATCCGCGCGATGCTCGGGTGATCGGTGTGCTCAGTATCGCCGGGCCGAGCGCTCGTCTGCCGCTTGCGCGCATTCACGAGCTGGCGGCAGAGCTGCTGGCCGCCGCTGCAGAACTCTCCGCGGCGAGCCCTGCCTCCGAGTTGTTCGCCTGATCGGCTAGAAGCGACACGCCCATGGCCACGTAATCGTAGGAGCGGCTTCAGCCACGAAGCACGGTGATTCGCGGCTGAAGCCGCTCCTACGGCCTGTCGAATCCGATTCCTTTGCCGGTTTCGGTGCGCACGGCGCACCCTACGACGTTTCCGTACCGCGCGAAACTTCTCTGCATTTTCGTCTTGCGTAAAATTTGGAACTGAGTTCTAAATATTAAAAGACGTGCGCCAGGGTCATCCGGCGTGCCCGCGCGAGAACGACAACAAGAGGATCACCGCGTGACTTCCCCCTTGCGTATTGCCCTGATCGGCGCCGGTGTCATGGGCCGACAGCATCATCAGCACTTGCAGGCTCTCGACGAAGCGCAACTGTGCGCCATTGCCGATCCTGGCCCGCAGGCCGCCGACTTCGCCGCTGAGTGTGGTGTGCCATATTTCGCCGATCACCAGCAGATGCTGGAGCAGGCCAGGCCCGAGGCGGTGATCGTCGCCAACCCCAATGCG
Protein-coding regions in this window:
- a CDS encoding tripartite tricarboxylate transporter TctB family protein, with protein sequence MNKTEKMLVGERTFCAMLLVFTLAILYLAYDIAGFSSVNSPGAFPLGVGLIMLLSVIKIGLELIGKAKPDSNGWLDSARLFAKEHFPRRTLIFLGLAVIYLAAIQWASFYVSTFVFLVLSIVYLRNGRVAGAVLAAAMLLAVIYLLFTLAFSVYLP
- a CDS encoding IclR family transcriptional regulator encodes the protein MAGSQIERALSLIESLTREPGGMPMQSLADELAIPKSATHRMLAELIRLGYVRQDPQTSRYRLSTKLVALGFRYLASSGADVVQPILDRLAERSGELVRLGVIEGERQTWIAKSQGARSGLRYDPDMGREAPLFYTASGHAWLASMNDADALALVERQGIADPAEFGPNAPRDEQELLQRLALARQQGYAWVMESSSLGTAALAAVVRDPRDARVIGVLSIAGPSARLPLARIHELAAELLAAAAELSAASPASELFA